A single region of the Pseudomonas sp. B21-023 genome encodes:
- the yedA gene encoding drug/metabolite exporter YedA: MSTARRFPLLLIGAFLALYLVWGSTYLFIRIGVESWPPMLMAGVRFVIAGSLLYGFLRWRGAPAPTWPQWRAAGAIGFLLLSCGNGGVTLAEHAGVASGVAALAVATVPLFTLVFGLFFGHRNSRLEWAGIALGLVGIGMLNLGSNLQASPMGAALILFAAAAWAFGSVWSKSLPLPQGAMASAAEMLVGGAALLIGSAVSGERLTQMPTAAGWGALAYLVFFGSILAFSSYMYLLKHVRPAAATSYAYVNPAVAVLLGIVFAGEQIGAEECVAMAVIIGAVVLIGLPQWRKAPQQPVPLKGEMCK; encoded by the coding sequence ATGTCCACCGCCCGCCGCTTCCCGCTGTTGCTCATCGGAGCCTTCCTTGCCTTGTACCTGGTGTGGGGCTCGACCTACCTGTTCATTCGAATCGGCGTGGAGTCTTGGCCGCCGATGCTGATGGCCGGCGTGCGTTTCGTGATTGCCGGCAGCCTGCTGTATGGCTTCCTGCGCTGGCGCGGCGCGCCAGCGCCGACCTGGCCGCAGTGGCGCGCGGCCGGCGCCATCGGCTTTCTCCTGCTCAGTTGCGGCAACGGTGGTGTGACCCTGGCCGAGCATGCCGGAGTCGCCTCGGGCGTGGCGGCGCTGGCGGTAGCCACGGTGCCGCTGTTCACCCTGGTGTTCGGGCTGTTCTTCGGCCATCGCAACTCGCGCCTGGAATGGGCGGGGATCGCCCTTGGACTCGTCGGCATCGGCATGCTCAACCTGGGCTCGAACCTGCAGGCCAGCCCCATGGGCGCGGCGCTGATCCTTTTCGCCGCAGCGGCCTGGGCCTTCGGTTCGGTGTGGAGCAAGAGCCTGCCGCTGCCCCAGGGCGCCATGGCCAGCGCCGCGGAAATGCTCGTGGGCGGCGCCGCCTTGCTGATCGGCAGCGCCGTGAGCGGCGAGCGGCTGACCCAGATGCCCACGGCCGCCGGTTGGGGGGCGCTGGCCTATCTGGTGTTCTTCGGCTCGATCCTGGCGTTCAGTTCCTACATGTACCTGCTCAAGCACGTGCGCCCGGCAGCGGCCACCAGCTACGCCTACGTCAACCCGGCGGTGGCGGTGCTGTTGGGGATCGTTTTCGCCGGCGAGCAGATCGGCGCCGAGGAGTGCGTGGCCATGGCGGTGATCATTGGCGCCGTGGTGCTGATCGGCCTGCCGCAATGGCGCAAGGCGCCGCAGCAGCCGGTGCCGCTGAAAGGCGAAATGTGCAAGTAG
- a CDS encoding Lrp/AsnC family transcriptional regulator: MDKYDRMLLAALLENGRATYAQLARQVNLSAPAVAERVAKLEASGVISGYTAKVDLEKIGLPIQCVMELRLASHGNQQAYEALEKIPELTECHRVTGDPCVIMQAAVTSMGELEALINRVSQLGFTKTSIILSSAVARRVPLGHLGGNGKKT, translated from the coding sequence ATGGACAAGTACGATCGCATGCTTCTCGCCGCGCTGCTGGAAAACGGCCGGGCCACCTACGCGCAGCTGGCGCGCCAGGTCAATCTCTCCGCCCCGGCGGTGGCCGAGCGGGTGGCCAAGCTGGAGGCCAGCGGTGTTATCAGCGGCTACACGGCCAAGGTCGACCTGGAAAAGATCGGCCTGCCGATCCAGTGCGTGATGGAACTGCGCCTGGCCAGCCATGGCAACCAGCAGGCCTACGAGGCCTTGGAGAAGATCCCTGAACTTACCGAGTGCCACCGGGTGACCGGTGACCCGTGCGTGATCATGCAAGCGGCCGTCACGTCCATGGGCGAGTTGGAGGCGCTGATCAACCGCGTGTCGCAGCTAGGCTTCACCAAGACCTCGATCATCCTGTCCAGCGCGGTGGCGCGAAGGGTGCCGCTGGGGCATCTGGGGGGCAATGGCAAAAAAACCTGA